In the candidate division WOR-1 bacterium RIFOXYB2_FULL_36_35 genome, TTTCCTCTTTTTCCAAGCAAGCTGGCGGGAGAATTTTCTCAATTAGGATTTTTTCACAGAGATGAAATTGAAAGGTTTAAGGGACATCTACTTGATAATAAAACATTCATGTTGAATTTAGGATTTCATCCGTTGGGATCTTCGACTGGAAATATTGACAGGAGAACAGGGTTGCTTCTGGGGAGAAAAAGGACATATGTTATTGATGGCTCAAGCATTACAATAACAAAAGTAAACCCGACAAAGACAATTGTAGTTAATGCAATGGATAAAGGAGATAAAATTGCAAGAGATATGTAGCAGTGGTAAACTTATGACCTGTGGAGTTGATTGATTAGTGGATATTTCTCTGGTTCCGCGCGGATATTATCGAAGAGGGAATTTTTTCTCTAAAATAATTCACGATACACTACATAAGAAAACCCTCTCTTCTTCAGGCACGCCTTTTTATGTTACAAAACAAAATGTCTTAATTTCTCCATCCCAATATTTAGGGCATATTGATAGTTATGTAAGACGGGCGGAAAAGCTGGCTTTGAGCTTTGAACCAAAAGATCCTTTAGGAGCTTGCAGAATAAGGAGCGCTTTTTCTCTTGCAAACAAAACTCATTATGGACAATTTAGATTGAGTGGTGAGCCTTATATTATTCATCCTCTTTCAGTTGCTGAATTTTTAAGAAAACGTGGTGCAGACGAAGAGACTGTTGTTATAGCTTTGCAACATGATATTTTGGAAGATGGAATTATTGACGGGAAAAAAGCAACTAAAGAGTTTTTGGCAGGAGAGATGGGAGAGGCTATTTCTTTTGGCGTTGATGGTGTAACTCAGTTGGGAAAACCTTCTCTGGTAGATAAGCATTCCAAACATGTTGAATACGCGATTAAAAATATCAGGGTAATACTTGTTAAACTTGTTGACAACCTTCATAACATGAAAACACTCCGTTATAAGAAGCCTGAAAGACGAAGGACTATATCAATGGAAGCTTTAAATGTATATGCTCCTCTTGCAAACCGTCTTGGAATATGGGATGTTAAACGTGAACTTGAAGATCTGGCCTTTAGATGGCTTGATCCGAAAATGTTTAGGAAGATCAGATCGAAAAGAAAAACTCTAATATCTTCCAGCGTAGAAAGAATTTCAGAGATTAAAAAAACGTTGCTTCCCGCCTTGCAAATGATAGATCCCGATGTGAGACTGGTTTTAGAAACAAGATGTATATATGAAATTTACCAGAGGATGCAAAAAAGGAATATTTTAGATGTGGAGCATTTATCCCCCGCTGATATCTGGAGGGTTAATGTTGTTGTTTCTGATAGAGAAAAATGTTTTACCGCCTTGGATTATGTCCATAGGATGTACCACCCGGATAGAAATAATTTTCCCGACCACATAAACTCTCCGGAACCAAATGGAGCGCAATTTTTGCATACATATGTGATGGTTCCAGGCTTTGGTATGTTACTTGTTCAAATAAGAGATCCACAGATGCAGGCATATTATCATTCCGGAATTATAGCAAATCCTTCGCTTATGAAGGATTCTTCATGGCTGGTCGGATTGCTTAAAGACTTAAGAAGCCAGATGCTTACTGTTGATGATGAAGTTTACAATGTGATGGAGCAGCATATTTTGCCAATTACTGTTTATACCGATAAAGGAGGAGAATTTCAGACTCTTTTCGGCTCAACGGTGTTGGATGCGATCAGAGTATTTGGTGAAAAATCTTTTTTACATGCCCTTGTTGATGAAGATGAGAAGAGTCTTTCTCGTCAGCTTGCCGATGGGTGTACCCTATCTATTAGGACAGCGGAAAATATTACGGCGAAGCTTACATGGCTTAATAGTCTTAATACTTTAGACGCGATCCATACCCTGCAAGATTATTTAAAGAGCTTGAGTGATGAAGAAATTTTATCAAACGCTAAAAAAGCTTTGGATAAAGGCAGCCAAAAATTTTATTTGCCGGCGGAGGTCTTGATTAAAACAAGGCTTTTTAAAAAATATATTTCTTCTTTGGGGTTTGGCTCTGTAGAGGAGTTTTTAAGAAAAGTCGGCATTGGGGAGATACGCGTTCAACATGTTGTTCCTCAGATGAATAATGAAATTTATAGAGAAGAATTGTTAAAAGCTGAAAAAAAAGAATATGCGCCATATTATTATTTTATAAGAACTCTGGACAGATCTCAGATTTTAAGCCGTCTTTCCTGGTCTCTTTGCACGCGATTGGGTTTTAATATGGTTGAATTTTCTCCTGTTTATACAGGTGAGGTTTTTAGAGGGAGAAGAGAGGTTATTGTTGTTTTTGGAGTTGAGCTTTATAGGGGAGGGATTGATGATAATATGGTCTCTGAAATTCAACGGTTGCAAGTGCAGACGATAGCAGAAAGGGTTCTTCTTTATGACCCTAAAATAATAAAATATCCCAATATTGGGTATGGAGCGTTATCGAAAAATGAAGTTGATGCGTTGATTTTATTGAAAATTAAAACAAAGTAGTGACATAAATTAGGATTTTCCCCAACTATCTCCAGCCCCAATATCCACCACAACAGGAACATCAAGCGGGATCGCTTTTTCCATCTCTTCCTGGACGATCTTTTTGATCGTTTCTATTTCATTTTCTTGAACTTCAAAAACAAGTTCATCATGTACCTGCAATATGAGTTTGCAGTTTACAGTGTACAGTTTACAGTAAATATTAATCATTGCTATCTTTATCATGTCAGCTGCGGTTCCCTGGACTTTAGTATTAATCGCTGTCCTTTCTGCAAATCCGCGGAGGCCCTGGTTTGGTGAATTGATATCGGGAAGAGGGCGCTTTCTTCCAAGCATTGTTGCAACATATCCGTTTTCCTGCGCCTCTTTAATTGTCTTATCCATAAACTTTTTTACTCCCGGGTAACGATTGAAATATTTTTCAATAAATTGTGCCGCTTCCGTCTTTTTGATATTTAAGTTTTTAGCTAATCCAAAATCCGATATCCCGTAAACTATGCCAAAATTGACAGCTTTGGCAGAAGAGCGCATCTTTTTTGTGACTTCATTAATTGAGATGTCAAAAATTTCCGCCGCGGTTGCCGTATGGATGTCTTCGCCGGATTTAAATGCTTTTATCATGTTTTCATCTTGCGATAGATGAGCCAAAACCCTAAGTTCTATCTGCGAATAATCAGCGGCAAGGATTTTATACCCCTTTTTCTGCGGAACAAATGCCTCTCTTATTTTTTTTCCCATATCGGACTTTATAGGAATATTTTGCAGATTGGGTTTTGAGCTTGAAAGGCGACCCGTTGCCGTTATTGTTTGGTTAAAACTTGTATGGATTCTTCCCGTATCTTGTCTTATAAGAGTGGGAAGGGCGTCGACATAAGTCGATTTTAATTTTGCTACTGTCCTGTATTCCAAAAGTTTCTCGGCTATTTCAAAGTCTTTGGCCAAAGTTTCCAAAACTTCCGCGTCGGTCGAAGCCCCTGTTTTTGTTCTTTTTATCATAGGGAGTTTTAATTTTCCGAAAAGAATCTCTGAAAGTTGCTTCGGTGAATTTAAATTAAAAGTCTCTCCCGATATTGCAAAAATGTTTCTCTCAAGATCTTTTATCTGTTCATCCATTTCATGGCTTAATTTTTCAAGCTCTTTTGAATCGACAAAAACCCCTGTTTCTTCCATTTTAATTAAAACTTCAAGGAGAGGCATTTCAACTTCGTGAAAAAGTTTTTCCATTTCCTCTTTTTTTAACAGGTCTTCAAAAACAGTTTTTAAACTAAAAGTAACCTCCGCGTCCGAACAGCCGTAATCTTTTGCTATTTCAACAGGGACTTCCGCAAAGTTGTTTGCTTCCGCTTCTTTTCCTATCAGTTCATCAAGTTTTATCATCTCATGACGCCCAAGATACTGCGCACCTGCCCGTTTCAAGCTGTACCTTTGGACAGTTGGATCAATCAAATATGCCGCGACCATTGTGTCAAAATATGGTTGAGCGACTTCAATGTCGTATTTTAAAAGAACTTCGACATCATATTTTAAATTATGACCGATTTTTAGGGTTTCTTTATTTTCTAGTACAGGCTTTAACGCGACCATGGTCTTTTTGATGTCAAGGTTTTTTTTCTCTTTATGCCCTAAAGGTATGTAAAAAGCCTCCCCACGGTTCATTGAGAAAGATATCCCTATCAGGTTTGCGGAAAAAGTGTCAAGGCTATCTGTTTCTGTGTCAAAAGCGAACGAATCGGCTTTATGAAGTTTTTCACAAAGTTCTTTTAAGTCTGATTCGTCTTTTACAAGTTTAAAATCAAACTTTGATATTTCCATGCGTTTTGCTTCAACTTTTTCTTCGTTTGTTAGAGTCTGTTTTTTTTTATATTTGTTTATGAGAGACTTAAATTCAAATTTTTCAAAAGCTTCGACAGCTTTATCCCAGTTAATCTCCAGTTTTTTTGAAAAATCTACCTCTATCGGTGCATCTGTTACAATAGTGCCAAGCCTTTTGCTTAAAAGTCCTTTCTCCTGTTCGTTTTTTAGCGTCTCTTTCAATTTTGGCTTTTCAATCTTATCCGCATTGGCAAAGATATTGTTTAGCGTTCCGTATTTTTGCAGAAGTTCTGTTGCAGTCTTTTCACCAATCCCCGGCATCCCCGGAATATTATCAGATGTATCTCCTTTTAGAGCTTTAAAATCGATTAACTGTGTGGGGGCAAGCCCGTATTTTTCTATAACCGCTTTTTCATCATAAACTATAATATCGGAAATTCCTTTTCTTGTTGTCAGAACTTTTATCCTGTCGTTTACAAGCTGGAGGGGATCCAAATCACCGGAGACTATTTCAACATTAAACCCTTCTCTTGAAGCTTTTATGGCGAGGGTTCCTATGACGTCATCCCCTTCAAACCCTGCAAGCTCAAGCATGGGAATATTTATCTTTTCCACAAATTCTTTTATAAGGGGCATTTGCTCATAAAGAGAAGGAGGCGCCTTTAACCTTTTTGCCTTGTACTCTTTATATTCTTTATGGCGGAATGTTGGCTCTCTTCTGTCAAAAGCAATTGCCAAAAAATCTGGGTTCTCTTCAATTATCTTAAGGAGCATCATCGTAAATCCATAAATTGCGTTGGTAACAAGTCCTTCGGAGTTTTTCATAGTATCGGGAAGAGCATAGAAGGCTCTATATGCGAGCGAATTTCCATCAATTAGTATTGCTTTTTTTGGGGGCATTACGAAAGTTATTATAAGTGGAGTGAGGGAGGAAAGCAATATTCTTCTGAAGTTCGGGCTTCTTAAAGAAAAAAATTATTGATAAAATAAATAGTATTTTTGCTAAACATCCTCAAGCAGAGGAATCTATTCTTATATGGTGTCACGCGCAAAAGGGACTTTTAAGAAAGGTTCTGATATAGACCTTGTACTTAAAGGGAAAAACTTAGACATTTCTTTGGTGAATAAGATAAATCTTGAAATTGATGATTTTTTGCTGCCATATTCTTTCGATATATCCATTTTAGATCAAATAAACAATTCAGAACTGATTGATCATATCAAAAGAAACGGGATTATTTTTTATTTTTCTAAAAGGGCTTCAGACTCAAAAGCGGATTAAATCTTTTCTCCGACCTGATATCTTACAAACCTGCTGACAACAATCTTTTCGCCTATTTTTGCGGACAGGTCACCTAGAAGGTCTTTGATTTTTATTTTGGTCTCTTTTATAAATGGCTGGTCCATAAGACAATTTAATTCATAAAATTTTTCAATCCTGCCGGCAATAATTTTTTCCATGGCGGCTTCGGGCTTACCTTCCTGTTTTGCCTGATCCAATAGGAGCTCTTTTTCTTTGGCTAATATCTCTTCCGGAACATCTTCCCGAATTAAATATTGAGGAGCTTGCGCCGCTATTTGCATTGCGACATCTTTTGCAAATTTCTGAAAATCATCATTTTTTGCGACAAAATCGGTCTCACAGTTAACCTCAACCAAAACCGCAATTTTTCCGCCGAGATGCACGTAAGAAGCTATTGTTCCTTGAGCCGCGGTTCTTTCAGCCCTTTTAGCTACGGCAGCCAATCCTTTTTTTCTTAAACTGGTGACGGCTTCTTCCATGTTGCCAGCAGCCTCTGCAAGGGCTTTTTTGCAATCCATCATACCGCATCCAGTACTCTCCCTGAGTTTTACTATCATTTCTGTTGTTATTTGAACCATTTTTCAAGATATCCTTTCTTATTCTATTTCTATTGTCTGATTGTTACTAAAATCCGGTTCTTTCTTCAACTTCTTTTTCTTCCTCTTCTTCAACAATTTCAGGGGCTAATTCACTTAAACGTTCTTCTTCGCTTAGCATTAAAGCTTCCTCCATTGTTTCTGTGTCCATGCTGTCAACCGCATTTGCCTGATCTTCTTCAGGAATTGCGATATCTGCATTTCTTTCTTCTGGAGGTTTTGCGAGCTCCCTTGCCACAAGGACCGCCTCTGCAATAATTGATGTTAAAAGTTTTATGGAACGGATTGCATCATCATTTGCAGGTATGGGGAAATCTATATTGTCAGGGTCGCAGTTAGTGTCTACGACTGCGATTACAGGAATGCTGAGTTTTTTTGCTTCGGCAATTGCTGTTGTTTCATTTTGGCTGTCTATTACAAAAATGACGTTTGGAAGTTTGTTCATGTCGCGAATGCCACCAAGTCCTCGGATCATTTTTTTGTGCTCTCGTTTTAAGGATGCAACCTCTTTGCGTGGTAGGGTTTCAAACATACCGTCTATCTCCATTTTTTCAATTTCTTTCATTCTGGAAATAGTCTTTTTGATGGTTTTGAAATTTGTGAGAGTTCCCCCAAGCCATCTATCTTTGACATAAAACATGGAACATCTTTTTGCTTCTTCTTCAATGGCCTCTTGCGCCTGTTTTTTTGTCCCTACAAAAAGCACGCTTCCATTATTTTTTATGACTTCTTTCACAAATTCAAAAGCTTTTTCAATTAATGGAATAGTTTTATGAAGATCTATAACATGTATTCCATTTCTGGAAGAATATATATATTCCTCCATTTTGGGGTTCCAACGTTTACTTTGATGTCCGAAGTGTACCCCAGCTTCGAGCAATTCTTTCATTGTTACTACTGGCATGAAAAATTAAATCCTCCTTTATTAATACATACAAAACTTAATTTTATCATGAAAATATGGGCTTGGCAATTAGGAAAAGATCGGAAAAAAGTGGTGAAAACAGGAAATTACGCCGCGTTTTTTTCGATAATCATGTAGGAAATCAAAATATGCCGTGTGATCTTAAAAAAATTGTTGTTTCTTCTCCCACCTCAGTTTATGCAGGGGAGATTCCTGCTTCCACAAAACTTCTTACTGTTTTTGGACGGGTAATCCCGTTTGCGATGGATAGCACCTTAAAAACAGCTTCGTTTTGCGCATCTTTGTTTAAGCTAAACAATTTTCAAAGAGAACTATTAAGGACAAAAGATATGCGTGTGGTTGATTGGGAATCTTTTGTAAGGCAGGGAGCAAAAGAAGATCAGTTTGCAAAAGAGCTTGCGGTAAACGGGCTTGAAGCTATACGAGGGATAAAAATTGTGGGGATGTATGGGATGGGGAGGCTTATGTCATTAAGATATGTAAGAGGTGTTGCAAATGCCTTTATTGAAGTTACAACTAGAGTTGTTTCTGATGTGGGGAGGGTTGTCAGATTTTTAAGCATAGAAGCAGATGGCAGAAAAGATGTGTCGATTGAATTGAGGGAGAGGGAGAATACAGAATTTGAACATGGGACACAGGTTGAGGTAAGGAGTAGTCTCCTTACTAACCTTAATAATAAAATATTGGAGGGGATTCATAATACATTTAGATTTGTAATGGATGTTGATGTTAAGGCAAATGCCGCGCGGGTTAATAATCCTCAAGAGTGGTTGAGCTTGAAACATGGAGATATAAACAAGGAATCAAAGGGAAAGTTAGAGATACAAGTATCTGGCGATAGTTTTAAGGTAAAAGACAGCGGCCATGGAATGGGGGCTGACAGATTGGTAAAAGGATATTTGGGGTTGGGGAGTTCGGAGGGGAGCTTGGAGAGAGAATATAGGGATGACATACAAGAGGCAGATATTTATTACTCAAGAGATTGTTCTAAAGGAGAGCAAAGAGTTATTAGTAATGGGAGAGTCAGTTTTTTGATGTGTGGGGTGGAGATAATAGGAATAGATATCTCAGGGGTTAATATTGAAAATAATTTGGGGATTGAGCTTGGAATAGGGATCAGGCCTTCTCAATCAAAAGATAAAATTAAACTGGGAGGAGAAGAGGTAAAAAGGATAAGTGAGTTGATTAAGCAGGTTTTGACGATTGCGGGGGAACGCAAGTGGTCAATCTTAAACAGTATAGCAGCGGCGCTGGAATCAAAAGAGCTTTTGTTTGAAATGGGGGAGAAAGATGCCCTCCTTAAGTTCATGTGCGTGGAGGGGAAAAAGGTCAGTGAGATGGAGGCTTGTTTCGAAACCCTCCTATTGCCTAACGAAAGAGGATTTGTTGATCTTAAAGTTTCAAGAAGAAAGGTTTACGTAAGAAGGGAACTTTTGGCTGAGTTTAAGATAAGCGATGCGGGGGTAGAGACCTATGACTCCACATTGTATGAGAGTAGAAGGGGATATATTGTACATTGGGCGGAATTTAACAGTGATGATGTGTGGGTGGAGGTAGGAAAGAATGTGATAATAAACAGGAAGTATCAGGGCAATAAATTGATGTTGAATCTGAGAGCCGGATTTTATGTCGGATATGGAGATAGGGAGATGCCGAAATTCAGATTGCTGTGGCCGTGGGAAGTTGATAATAGCGCCGATAATAGCATGGGGGAAGCAGGGGGAGTTGAAAATACTCATGCAAAAAGAGAGTTAAGCAATTATACGGATTTTTTGAGTAGACTTGGTGAACAAGATAGAAAGGGGGCTGCTGTATATCTGAGGATTTTTGGGGATAGTAAGGAGGCAAGGAGGTTAATTAAAGGTGTAATAAAGCGAAGAGATAAATTGGGAGCTGGACAAATTCCATTGGAAAAAGTTTTATTTAGGGCTAAGGAGCTTAGTAAGGCTAACGTTGATTTTTATTGTATTGCAGGGAGAGAATTTGTCAGATTTTCCAAACCTTTGGATCATATGTGTGAATTATATGAACTTGTGAATGGAAGACTTATTAAAACGGGAATTTTTTCTGATTCCTT is a window encoding:
- a CDS encoding DNA polymerase I, encoding MPPKKAILIDGNSLAYRAFYALPDTMKNSEGLVTNAIYGFTMMLLKIIEENPDFLAIAFDRREPTFRHKEYKEYKAKRLKAPPSLYEQMPLIKEFVEKINIPMLELAGFEGDDVIGTLAIKASREGFNVEIVSGDLDPLQLVNDRIKVLTTRKGISDIIVYDEKAVIEKYGLAPTQLIDFKALKGDTSDNIPGMPGIGEKTATELLQKYGTLNNIFANADKIEKPKLKETLKNEQEKGLLSKRLGTIVTDAPIEVDFSKKLEINWDKAVEAFEKFEFKSLINKYKKKQTLTNEEKVEAKRMEISKFDFKLVKDESDLKELCEKLHKADSFAFDTETDSLDTFSANLIGISFSMNRGEAFYIPLGHKEKKNLDIKKTMVALKPVLENKETLKIGHNLKYDVEVLLKYDIEVAQPYFDTMVAAYLIDPTVQRYSLKRAGAQYLGRHEMIKLDELIGKEAEANNFAEVPVEIAKDYGCSDAEVTFSLKTVFEDLLKKEEMEKLFHEVEMPLLEVLIKMEETGVFVDSKELEKLSHEMDEQIKDLERNIFAISGETFNLNSPKQLSEILFGKLKLPMIKRTKTGASTDAEVLETLAKDFEIAEKLLEYRTVAKLKSTYVDALPTLIRQDTGRIHTSFNQTITATGRLSSSKPNLQNIPIKSDMGKKIREAFVPQKKGYKILAADYSQIELRVLAHLSQDENMIKAFKSGEDIHTATAAEIFDISINEVTKKMRSSAKAVNFGIVYGISDFGLAKNLNIKKTEAAQFIEKYFNRYPGVKKFMDKTIKEAQENGYVATMLGRKRPLPDINSPNQGLRGFAERTAINTKVQGTAADMIKIAMINIYCKLYTVNCKLILQVHDELVFEVQENEIETIKKIVQEEMEKAIPLDVPVVVDIGAGDSWGKS
- a CDS encoding translation elongation factor Ts, whose protein sequence is MVQITTEMIVKLRESTGCGMMDCKKALAEAAGNMEEAVTSLRKKGLAAVAKRAERTAAQGTIASYVHLGGKIAVLVEVNCETDFVAKNDDFQKFAKDVAMQIAAQAPQYLIREDVPEEILAKEKELLLDQAKQEGKPEAAMEKIIAGRIEKFYELNCLMDQPFIKETKIKIKDLLGDLSAKIGEKIVVSRFVRYQVGEKI
- a CDS encoding 30S ribosomal protein S2, with the protein product MPVVTMKELLEAGVHFGHQSKRWNPKMEEYIYSSRNGIHVIDLHKTIPLIEKAFEFVKEVIKNNGSVLFVGTKKQAQEAIEEEAKRCSMFYVKDRWLGGTLTNFKTIKKTISRMKEIEKMEIDGMFETLPRKEVASLKREHKKMIRGLGGIRDMNKLPNVIFVIDSQNETTAIAEAKKLSIPVIAVVDTNCDPDNIDFPIPANDDAIRSIKLLTSIIAEAVLVARELAKPPEERNADIAIPEEDQANAVDSMDTETMEEALMLSEEERLSELAPEIVEEEEEKEVEERTGF